A stretch of Cheilinus undulatus linkage group 20, ASM1832078v1, whole genome shotgun sequence DNA encodes these proteins:
- the LOC121528012 gene encoding gap junction delta-3 protein-like isoform X2, protein MGEWGFLSGLFDSLQAHSPMLGRFWLLIMLVFRILILGTVASDLFEDEQEEFACNTLQPGCKQVCYDMAFPISQYRFWVFHIVLIATPSLVFVMYAVHHNNKRKSCSKNSQNGSLDAREELHFRRFYIVNVAFRILAEVGFLVGQWYLYGFKVEAQFPCSRFPCPYTVDCFTSRPAEKTVFLCFYFIVGVIAAISSCAELLYGSMKWFCSRHPPHYQERYCICENMQNLKQDEAGQDEKPQGKEVPGSLTSSMRMKRGSLRSSASRKVSSIGHKPRGKYVSSKTLMV, encoded by the coding sequence ATGGGTGAATGGGGCTTCCTCAGTGGGCTCTTCGACAGCCTCCAGGCTCACTCGCCTATGCTTGGTCGTTTCTGGCTCTTAATCATGCTTGTCTTTCGTATTTTGATTCTTGGAACTGTAGCCAGCGATCTGTTTGAAGATGAGCAAGAAGAGTTTGCCTGTAACACCCTCCAGCCGGGCTGCAAACAGGTCTGCTATGACATGGCCTTTCCCATATCCCAGTACAGATTCTGGGTGTTTCACATCGTCCTCATCGCCACTCCATCTCTGGTTTTCGTCATGTATGCCGTGCATCACAACAACAAGAGGAAAAGCTGCTCCAAAAATAGTCAGAATGGCAGCCTGGATGCCAGAGAAGAACTTCATTTCAGGAGGTTTTACATTGTTAATGTGGCCTTCAGAATACTGGCAGAGGTTGGGTTTCTTGTTGGGCAGTGGTATCTGTACGGCTTTAAGGTGGAGGCCCAGTTCCCCTGCAGCCGCTTCCCCTGCCCCTACACAGTGGACTGCTTCACCTCCCGTCCTGCTGAGAAAACAGTTTTCCTCTGCTTCTACTTCATCGTAGGGGTGATAGCAGCCATTTCCAGCTGTGCAGAGCTCCTCTACGGCTCCATGAAGTGGTTCTGCTCAAGGCATCCACCCCACTACCAGGAGCGGTACTGCATCTGTGAGAACATGCAGAACTTAAAGCAAGATGAAGCGGGACAGGATGAGAAACCACAAGGGAAGGAAGTGCCGGGGAGTTTGACCAGCAGTATGAGGATGAAGAGGGGGTCGCTGAGGAGCAGTGCGAGCAGGAAGGTCTCCAGCATCGGACACAAGCCCAGagggaagtatgtgagcagcaAGACCCTCATGGTTTAA
- the LOC121528012 gene encoding gap junction delta-3 protein-like isoform X1 yields the protein MGEWGFLSGLFDSLQAHSPMLGRFWLLIMLVFRILILGTVASDLFEDEQEEFACNTLQPGCKQVCYDMAFPISQYRFWVFHIVLIATPSLVFVMYAVHHNNKRKSCSKNSQNGSLDAREELHFRRFYIVNVAFRILAEVGFLVGQWYLYGFKVEAQFPCSRFPCPYTVDCFTSRPAEKTVFLCFYFIVGVIAAISSCAELLYGSMKWFCSRHPPHYQERYCICENMQNLKQDEAGQDEKPQGKEVPGSLTSSMRMKRGSLRSSASRKVSSIGHKPRGKLPSCAPGNTQGHPEYNQGCVNPPPV from the coding sequence ATGGGTGAATGGGGCTTCCTCAGTGGGCTCTTCGACAGCCTCCAGGCTCACTCGCCTATGCTTGGTCGTTTCTGGCTCTTAATCATGCTTGTCTTTCGTATTTTGATTCTTGGAACTGTAGCCAGCGATCTGTTTGAAGATGAGCAAGAAGAGTTTGCCTGTAACACCCTCCAGCCGGGCTGCAAACAGGTCTGCTATGACATGGCCTTTCCCATATCCCAGTACAGATTCTGGGTGTTTCACATCGTCCTCATCGCCACTCCATCTCTGGTTTTCGTCATGTATGCCGTGCATCACAACAACAAGAGGAAAAGCTGCTCCAAAAATAGTCAGAATGGCAGCCTGGATGCCAGAGAAGAACTTCATTTCAGGAGGTTTTACATTGTTAATGTGGCCTTCAGAATACTGGCAGAGGTTGGGTTTCTTGTTGGGCAGTGGTATCTGTACGGCTTTAAGGTGGAGGCCCAGTTCCCCTGCAGCCGCTTCCCCTGCCCCTACACAGTGGACTGCTTCACCTCCCGTCCTGCTGAGAAAACAGTTTTCCTCTGCTTCTACTTCATCGTAGGGGTGATAGCAGCCATTTCCAGCTGTGCAGAGCTCCTCTACGGCTCCATGAAGTGGTTCTGCTCAAGGCATCCACCCCACTACCAGGAGCGGTACTGCATCTGTGAGAACATGCAGAACTTAAAGCAAGATGAAGCGGGACAGGATGAGAAACCACAAGGGAAGGAAGTGCCGGGGAGTTTGACCAGCAGTATGAGGATGAAGAGGGGGTCGCTGAGGAGCAGTGCGAGCAGGAAGGTCTCCAGCATCGGACACAAGCCCAGagggaa